One window of the Rhizorhabdus dicambivorans genome contains the following:
- a CDS encoding BufA1 family periplasmic bufferin-type metallophore: MTRHPIPLPGFAAALAGAAMLAACGSGGKSAQEPRVEANAKGTEVATKEKCFGVALKGNNDCKAGPGTTCAGTSTVDYQGNAWKYVDVGSCETMGGSLVERAGNTPPAAQKG; encoded by the coding sequence ATGACCAGACATCCCATCCCGCTGCCGGGTTTTGCCGCAGCGCTTGCCGGTGCCGCGATGCTCGCGGCCTGCGGTTCGGGCGGCAAGTCCGCTCAGGAGCCCCGTGTCGAGGCCAATGCCAAGGGCACCGAAGTCGCGACCAAGGAGAAGTGCTTCGGCGTGGCGCTGAAGGGCAACAACGACTGCAAGGCCGGCCCCGGCACAACGTGTGCAGGCACTTCGACCGTCGACTATCAGGGCAACGCCTGGAAGTACGTCGACGTCGGAAGTTGCGAGACGATGGGTGGTTCGCTGGTCGAGCGTGCCGGAAACACCCCTCCCGCCGCCCAGAAGGGCTGA
- a CDS encoding BufA1 family periplasmic bufferin-type metallophore — MKSTTGLAAAAATLAAAALLAASPASAAGENAGAKEKCYGVALKGQNDCAAGPGTSCAGTSKVDYQGNAWKLVAAGTCVSQGGTLEAHAGNARPVPRRS; from the coding sequence ATGAAATCCACGACCGGTCTCGCTGCTGCCGCCGCGACACTCGCCGCTGCTGCCTTGCTGGCCGCTTCGCCCGCCTCGGCCGCCGGCGAGAACGCTGGCGCCAAGGAAAAGTGCTACGGCGTCGCACTCAAGGGCCAGAATGACTGCGCGGCCGGCCCGGGCACGAGCTGCGCTGGCACCTCGAAGGTCGACTACCAGGGCAATGCCTGGAAGCTGGTGGCCGCCGGCACCTGCGTCTCGCAGGGCGGAACGCTCGAGGCCCACGCGGGCAACGCCCGGCCGGTCCCGCGCCGTAGCTGA
- a CDS encoding TetR/AcrR family transcriptional regulator — protein sequence MRQTKRDELVEKATAIFYRNGFQATGMDRLVTETGISKTSIYKHFKTKDDLIVAALKSRDAFLRGWLFGRMAQLASTPRDQLIAMFDALHEWFNEPDFHGCMFAKASSEYQDPEHPINREATDHVSRVSAQLAEIAEEAGLKQPTELARQLALLKEGAVVLATMGRGGTPALDAKAVAIKLVDEATPDK from the coding sequence ATGCGGCAAACCAAACGCGACGAGCTTGTCGAGAAGGCAACAGCGATCTTCTATCGCAATGGTTTTCAGGCGACCGGCATGGACAGGCTGGTTACGGAAACCGGCATCTCGAAGACGTCGATCTACAAGCACTTCAAGACCAAGGATGACCTGATCGTTGCGGCGCTGAAATCGCGCGACGCATTCCTGCGTGGATGGCTCTTCGGCCGCATGGCACAGCTCGCTTCGACGCCACGCGATCAATTGATCGCCATGTTCGACGCCCTGCACGAATGGTTCAATGAGCCTGATTTCCATGGCTGCATGTTCGCCAAGGCCAGTTCGGAGTATCAGGATCCCGAGCACCCCATCAACCGGGAGGCTACGGATCATGTCAGCCGCGTATCTGCTCAACTCGCCGAGATTGCCGAAGAGGCAGGCTTGAAGCAGCCGACCGAGCTGGCCCGGCAATTGGCGCTGCTAAAGGAAGGGGCGGTCGTCCTTGCGACGATGGGCCGAGGCGGCACGCCGGCGCTCGATGCAAAGGCCGTGGCGATCAAGCTCGTCGATGAGGCCACTCCAGACAAATGA
- a CDS encoding cysteine hydrolase → MMKISAAARFRRALLIGAAALASLAPLAPAQADGLPDPGFQIVQGQTALLVTDPQNDFLSPNGVAWGVVGKNVEANGTIGHIDQLFAAAKSSGMPVFISPHYYYPTDHGWRFEGALEALMHHIGMFDRKGQLTTEGFEGSGADWLAQYKHYINDGQTVVTSPHKVFGPETNDLVLQLRKRGISKVIIAGMSANLCTEAHMRELLEQGFEVMVVSDATAAAQLPGMDGYAAALANFRMIANHVADTGTVVGAIRANHHK, encoded by the coding sequence ATGATGAAAATCTCCGCTGCCGCCCGGTTCCGCCGGGCGCTGCTGATCGGTGCGGCCGCACTGGCCAGCCTCGCCCCCCTCGCGCCGGCCCAGGCCGATGGACTGCCCGATCCCGGCTTCCAGATCGTACAGGGCCAGACGGCCCTGCTTGTCACCGATCCGCAGAACGACTTCCTCAGCCCCAATGGCGTCGCCTGGGGCGTTGTCGGCAAGAATGTCGAAGCCAATGGCACCATCGGTCACATCGACCAGTTGTTCGCGGCCGCCAAATCCTCCGGCATGCCGGTCTTCATCTCGCCACACTACTATTACCCGACCGATCATGGCTGGCGTTTCGAAGGGGCGCTCGAAGCGCTCATGCACCATATCGGTATGTTCGATCGCAAGGGACAGCTGACGACCGAAGGCTTCGAAGGCTCCGGCGCAGACTGGCTCGCCCAGTACAAGCACTACATCAACGACGGCCAGACCGTCGTGACCAGCCCGCACAAGGTATTCGGTCCTGAAACCAACGATCTGGTTCTCCAACTGCGCAAGCGCGGCATTTCCAAGGTAATCATCGCCGGAATGTCGGCGAACCTGTGCACCGAAGCGCACATGCGTGAGCTTCTCGAGCAGGGCTTCGAGGTCATGGTCGTGTCCGATGCGACAGCCGCCGCCCAGCTTCCCGGCATGGACGGCTACGCCGCAGCTTTGGCCAATTTCCGAATGATTGCGAACCATGTCGCCGACACTGGTACGGTCGTCGGCGCGATCCGGGCCAACCATCACAAGTAA